A region from the Sulfurivermis fontis genome encodes:
- a CDS encoding FHA domain-containing protein gives MSKLTLSFKGKLLKYFPLREGETLIGSDPGCTVFVDSLAIQPHHALLTLHGDTAILRDLDTTDGTFVNGTRISGEHTLKNGDDIRVGKHNLKLTLEPATESDAPEEIVLTPVPLEEEMAEEEEAGPAETGQPEQVSSPVRRHAFLQILNGQNMGKTISLKRNLMNLGKPGVQLAVIAHRNDGFYLSHLEGAPTRVGDQAIGDKAWQLHDGDIIQIGNVRMLFTLH, from the coding sequence GTGTCCAAACTGACCCTTTCGTTCAAGGGTAAACTGCTCAAGTACTTCCCGTTGCGCGAAGGCGAAACCCTCATTGGCAGCGATCCTGGCTGTACCGTGTTCGTCGACAGCCTGGCCATCCAGCCACATCATGCCCTTCTGACCCTGCATGGTGACACCGCCATCCTGCGCGACCTCGACACCACGGACGGCACCTTCGTCAACGGAACACGGATCAGCGGCGAGCATACCCTGAAGAACGGTGATGACATCCGCGTCGGCAAGCACAACCTCAAGCTGACGCTGGAACCGGCCACGGAATCCGATGCGCCGGAAGAGATCGTACTGACGCCGGTACCGCTGGAAGAGGAGATGGCGGAAGAGGAAGAGGCCGGGCCGGCGGAGACCGGCCAGCCGGAACAGGTAAGCAGCCCGGTCCGTCGCCATGCCTTCCTGCAGATCCTCAATGGCCAGAACATGGGCAAGACCATCAGCCTCAAGCGCAATCTGATGAACCTGGGCAAGCCCGGGGTACAACTGGCAGTGATTGCCCATCGCAACGACGGTTTCTACCTCAGTCACCTGGAAGGTGCACCGACGCGGGTCGGAGATCAGGCCATCGGTGACAAGGCCTGGCAGCTGCACGACGGCGACATCATCCAGATCGGCAACGTACGTATGCTGTTTACCCTGCACTGA
- a CDS encoding HlyC/CorC family transporter — protein MDDIPTGLLVGTLLVLIFLSAFFSGSETGLFSLNRYRLRHLVKKAGHPGARRAHELLQRPDRLIGLILLGNNFVNILASSTATLLGLKLFGEAGIAIATGALTFVILIFAEVAPKTVAALHPERVAFAAAFVLNPLLRVLYPLVWSVNAIANSLLRLFGISTADAPKLHLSSDELRTVVHEAGNMIPQRHQQMLLSILDLEKVTVEDIMIPRNEITGIDLEDDWNDILQQLSSSQHTRLPVYKGGIDNVLGIVHLRNVLAVHKHGELTRDAFMKVIRDPYFVPEGTALNTQLLNFQQQRRRIALVVDEYGDIQGLVTLDDILEEIVGEFTTDPAARSKDIHPQEDGTYLVEGSANVRDLNRLMQWNLPTDGPKTLNGMIIEYLETIPEAGTSLLLAGYPLEIVQTTANAVKTVRIDPNFRKKTPADAADQG, from the coding sequence ATCGACGACATACCTACCGGCCTGCTGGTCGGCACCCTGCTGGTCCTCATCTTCCTCTCTGCCTTCTTCTCCGGCTCGGAAACAGGCCTGTTCAGCCTGAACCGCTACCGCCTGCGCCATCTGGTGAAAAAGGCCGGTCACCCCGGGGCACGCCGCGCCCATGAGCTGTTGCAGCGCCCGGATCGTCTCATCGGGTTGATCCTGCTGGGCAACAACTTCGTCAACATCCTCGCCTCGTCCACCGCCACCCTGCTGGGATTGAAACTGTTCGGTGAGGCGGGCATCGCCATCGCCACCGGCGCACTCACCTTCGTGATCCTGATCTTTGCCGAGGTTGCCCCCAAGACCGTGGCCGCCCTGCACCCGGAACGTGTCGCCTTCGCTGCAGCCTTTGTGCTCAACCCCCTGCTCAGGGTGCTGTATCCGCTGGTGTGGTCGGTCAATGCCATCGCCAACAGCCTGCTGCGCCTGTTTGGCATTTCTACCGCCGATGCCCCCAAACTGCACCTGTCCAGTGACGAACTGCGCACCGTGGTGCACGAAGCGGGCAACATGATCCCGCAACGCCATCAGCAGATGCTGTTGTCCATCCTCGATCTGGAAAAGGTCACGGTGGAAGACATCATGATCCCGCGCAACGAGATCACCGGCATCGACCTGGAGGACGACTGGAACGACATCCTGCAACAACTCAGCAGCAGCCAGCACACCCGCCTGCCGGTGTACAAAGGCGGCATCGACAATGTGCTCGGCATCGTGCACCTGCGCAACGTGCTGGCCGTGCACAAACATGGCGAGTTGACCCGCGACGCCTTCATGAAGGTGATCCGCGATCCCTACTTCGTTCCGGAAGGCACCGCACTCAACACCCAACTGCTCAATTTCCAGCAGCAGCGTCGCCGTATCGCCCTGGTGGTGGACGAATACGGCGACATTCAGGGACTGGTCACGCTGGATGACATCCTCGAGGAGATCGTCGGCGAGTTCACCACCGATCCGGCGGCCCGCAGCAAGGACATCCACCCCCAGGAGGATGGTACCTACCTGGTGGAAGGCAGTGCCAATGTGCGCGATCTGAACCGGCTGATGCAGTGGAACCTACCCACCGACGGGCCGAAGACACTGAACGGCATGATCATCGAGTATCTGGAGACCATCCCGGAGGCCGGCACCAGCCTGCTGCTTGCCGGCTATCCGCTGGAAATCGTGCAAACCACGGCAAATGCAGTGAAGACCGTGCGCATCGATCCCAACTTCCGGAAAAAGACGCCCGCCGACGCAGCAGACCAAGGGTAG
- a CDS encoding cytochrome C assembly family protein — MTIALTFLTVALYFVATMLLLRRLALGAAASEHSRMPALLLGLAGVALHGFLVYRVIFLPQGLDLEFFHVVSLIAWLVALLLLLAALNQPVENLGCVVLPLSALALVLQTIGPAAPNLLSRLSAEMQAHILLSILAYSLLALAAVQAMLLAIQDRHLRNRHPGGFIRALPPLETMERMLFHMIGLGFVLLSLSLLSGFLYLEDMFAQHLVHKTVLSVIAWGVFAILLWGRWRSGWRGRKAIFWTLAGFVLLMTAYLGSKLVLELILHR; from the coding sequence ATGACCATCGCTCTCACCTTTCTCACTGTCGCCCTCTATTTCGTAGCCACCATGCTGCTGCTGCGCCGCCTGGCGCTGGGGGCGGCGGCCAGTGAGCATTCGCGCATGCCGGCCCTGTTGCTGGGCCTGGCAGGCGTCGCCCTGCACGGTTTCCTGGTGTATCGGGTCATCTTCCTGCCGCAGGGCCTGGACCTGGAGTTTTTCCATGTCGTCTCCCTCATCGCCTGGCTGGTGGCCCTGCTGCTACTGCTCGCCGCCCTGAACCAGCCGGTGGAAAATCTCGGTTGCGTGGTGCTGCCCCTGAGCGCGCTGGCGCTGGTCCTGCAAACCATCGGGCCCGCCGCCCCCAACCTGCTGTCCCGCCTCAGTGCCGAGATGCAGGCTCACATCCTGCTCTCCATCCTGGCCTACAGCCTGCTGGCCCTGGCCGCCGTGCAGGCCATGCTGCTGGCCATACAGGACCGCCATCTGCGCAACCGCCACCCCGGCGGCTTCATCCGTGCCCTGCCACCGCTGGAAACCATGGAGCGCATGTTGTTCCACATGATCGGCCTGGGCTTTGTCCTGCTCAGCCTGTCCCTGCTGTCCGGTTTCCTGTATCTGGAAGACATGTTCGCCCAGCACCTGGTGCACAAGACCGTGCTGTCGGTCATTGCCTGGGGGGTGTTCGCCATCCTGCTGTGGGGTCGCTGGCGCTCGGGGTGGCGGGGCCGCAAGGCCATCTTCTGGACGCTGGCCGGTTTTGTCCTGCTGATGACCGCCTACCTGGGCAGCAAGCTGGTCCTGGAGCTGATCCTCCACCGCTGA
- a CDS encoding MBL fold metallo-hydrolase, with amino-acid sequence MEIRVLGCSGGIGASLRTTSFLIDQDVLLDAGSGLGDLTLDEMAHIRHIFLTHSHLDHIHAIPLVVDSIFDRIEAPILIHALPDTIRALQQHVFNGVIWPDFTRLPHPERPVLRFEPLTPGATITLGQRQFEMIPVNHIVPTVGYRITTPDGVFAFSGDTTTNDLFWEVLNAGPRLDLLIVEAAFPNSERELCLMARHYCPDLLAEDLVKLRHRPRIWLTHAKPGAEERIYREVRTLLANYDVGHLTGGERFTV; translated from the coding sequence ATGGAGATTCGGGTATTGGGTTGCAGCGGCGGCATCGGAGCCAGTCTCCGGACCACGTCTTTCCTGATTGATCAGGATGTGCTGCTGGATGCCGGTAGCGGGTTGGGCGATCTGACGCTGGACGAGATGGCGCACATCCGGCACATCTTTCTTACCCACTCGCACCTCGATCACATTCATGCCATTCCGCTGGTGGTGGATTCGATCTTCGATCGCATCGAGGCTCCGATCCTGATTCATGCATTGCCGGATACCATACGCGCCCTGCAACAGCATGTGTTCAACGGCGTCATCTGGCCGGACTTTACCCGTCTGCCACATCCCGAGCGTCCGGTGTTGCGCTTCGAACCCCTCACCCCCGGCGCTACCATCACCCTGGGACAGCGGCAGTTCGAGATGATCCCGGTGAATCATATCGTGCCTACCGTGGGCTATCGCATCACGACGCCGGACGGGGTGTTTGCCTTCAGCGGCGATACCACCACCAACGATCTCTTCTGGGAGGTCCTCAATGCCGGTCCGCGGCTGGATCTGCTGATCGTCGAGGCGGCCTTCCCCAATTCCGAGCGGGAGCTGTGCCTCATGGCGCGGCATTACTGTCCGGATTTGCTGGCGGAGGACCTGGTCAAGCTGCGCCACCGCCCCCGTATCTGGCTGACCCACGCCAAACCTGGGGCGGAGGAGCGCATCTATCGGGAGGTGCGCACCCTGCTGGCCAACTATGATGTAGGCCATCTCACCGGCGGCGAGCGCTTCACGGTATAA
- the ffh gene encoding signal recognition particle protein translates to MFDNLSERLTRTLRTLRGAGRLTEDNIKDTLREVRMALLEADVALPVVRDFIEQVRVRAVGQEVMSSLTPGQVLVKVVHGELVRLMGASQSTLNLNVRPPAVVLMAGLQGSGKTTTVGKLARWLKESQGKKVLVVSADIYRPAAIQQLKTLAGEVGVEFFPSETTQDPADIGRAAVDYARKHYLDVVIVDTAGRLHIDADMMAEIQRLHKALEPAETLFVVDSMTGQDAANTAKAFGDALPLTGVVLTKTDGDARGGAALSVRQITGKPIKFLGVGEKTTALEPFHPDRIASRILGMGDVLSLVEEVQAKVDREQAEKLAKKISKGKGFDLADFRDQLRQMQNMGGVASLLDKLPGMGQVPAAVKNQVNDKEFKRLEAIINSMTPQERRHPDLIKGSRKRRIADGSGTQVQDVNRLLKQFAQMQKMMKKMSGGGMAKMMRALKGRMPPGMPF, encoded by the coding sequence ATGTTTGACAACCTCAGCGAACGGCTGACACGGACGCTGCGTACCCTGCGCGGCGCCGGTCGCCTCACCGAAGACAACATCAAGGATACCCTGCGCGAGGTGCGCATGGCCCTGCTGGAGGCCGACGTGGCCCTGCCGGTGGTGCGCGACTTCATCGAGCAGGTACGCGTGCGCGCCGTCGGCCAGGAGGTGATGTCCAGTCTCACCCCCGGCCAGGTGCTGGTGAAGGTCGTTCACGGCGAGTTGGTGCGCCTGATGGGCGCCTCCCAGTCCACGCTCAATCTCAACGTGCGCCCGCCTGCCGTGGTGCTGATGGCCGGCCTGCAGGGTTCCGGCAAGACCACCACCGTGGGCAAGCTGGCGCGCTGGCTGAAGGAGAGCCAGGGCAAGAAGGTGCTGGTGGTCAGCGCCGACATCTATCGCCCGGCGGCCATCCAGCAGCTCAAGACCCTGGCCGGCGAGGTCGGGGTGGAATTCTTCCCCAGCGAAACCACCCAGGACCCGGCGGACATCGGCCGCGCGGCGGTGGACTATGCCCGCAAACACTATCTCGACGTGGTCATCGTCGATACCGCCGGCCGCCTGCACATCGATGCCGACATGATGGCGGAGATCCAGCGCCTGCATAAGGCGCTGGAGCCGGCCGAGACCCTGTTCGTGGTGGACAGCATGACCGGTCAGGACGCCGCCAACACCGCCAAGGCCTTCGGCGATGCCCTGCCGCTCACGGGCGTGGTGCTGACCAAGACCGACGGCGATGCCCGCGGCGGTGCCGCCCTGTCGGTGCGCCAGATCACCGGCAAGCCCATCAAGTTTCTCGGCGTGGGCGAGAAGACCACCGCCCTGGAGCCGTTCCATCCCGACCGTATCGCCTCACGCATCCTCGGCATGGGCGACGTGCTGTCCCTGGTGGAGGAGGTGCAGGCCAAGGTCGACCGCGAGCAGGCGGAGAAACTGGCCAAGAAGATCAGCAAGGGCAAGGGCTTCGACCTGGCCGATTTCCGCGACCAGTTGCGGCAGATGCAGAATATGGGCGGCGTGGCCAGCCTGCTGGACAAGCTGCCGGGCATGGGACAGGTGCCGGCGGCGGTGAAGAATCAGGTGAATGACAAGGAATTCAAGCGCCTGGAGGCGATCATCAATTCCATGACGCCGCAGGAGCGCCGGCATCCCGACCTCATCAAAGGGTCGCGCAAGCGCCGCATCGCCGACGGTTCCGGCACCCAGGTGCAGGACGTCAACCGCCTGCTCAAGCAGTTTGCCCAGATGCAGAAAATGATGAAAAAGATGTCCGGCGGCGGCATGGCCAAGATGATGCGCGCCCTCAAGGGGCGTATGCCGCCGGGAATGCCCTTTTAG
- the rpsP gene encoding 30S ribosomal protein S16 — MVTIRMARGGAKKRPFYHIVVTDSRNRRDGRFIERLGFFNPIAAANEEKMRINRERVDYWLSQGAQASERVASLLKQSA; from the coding sequence ATGGTCACTATCCGCATGGCACGTGGCGGCGCCAAGAAGCGCCCCTTCTATCACATCGTCGTCACCGACAGCCGCAACCGTCGTGACGGCCGCTTCATCGAGCGTCTGGGCTTTTTCAATCCCATCGCTGCGGCGAACGAGGAGAAGATGCGCATCAACCGCGAGCGCGTCGACTACTGGCTGTCGCAGGGCGCTCAGGCGTCCGAGCGCGTTGCCAGCCTGCTGAAGCAGAGCGCCTGA
- the rimM gene encoding ribosome maturation factor RimM (Essential for efficient processing of 16S rRNA), with amino-acid sequence MVESGQGKPIVVGRIAGLFGVRGWVKVFSHTQPLDNILRYSPWLVLRDGQWLPMKPLAGRIHGKGIVAHLEGCDDRDAAAALVGSDIAIVRSQLPRAAADEVYWADLIGLKVVTLEGVELGVVDHLLETGANDVVVVRGERERLLPYVDQVIREVDLHGGLLRVDWDPEF; translated from the coding sequence ATGGTTGAGTCCGGACAGGGCAAGCCGATCGTGGTGGGCCGCATTGCCGGCCTGTTCGGTGTGCGCGGCTGGGTGAAGGTTTTCTCCCATACCCAGCCGCTGGACAACATACTCCGTTACAGCCCCTGGCTGGTGCTGCGTGATGGCCAGTGGCTGCCGATGAAGCCCCTGGCCGGACGCATCCACGGCAAGGGCATCGTTGCCCACCTCGAGGGTTGTGATGACCGTGATGCCGCGGCAGCCCTGGTGGGGAGTGACATCGCCATCGTCCGCAGCCAACTGCCGCGGGCGGCGGCGGACGAGGTTTACTGGGCCGATCTGATCGGCCTGAAGGTGGTAACGCTGGAAGGCGTCGAACTGGGGGTGGTCGACCACCTGCTGGAAACCGGCGCCAACGACGTGGTGGTGGTGCGCGGCGAACGCGAGCGCCTGCTGCCTTATGTGGATCAGGTGATACGCGAGGTGGACCTGCACGGCGGCCTGTTGCGGGTCGACTGGGATCCCGAGTTCTGA
- the trmD gene encoding tRNA (guanosine(37)-N1)-methyltransferase TrmD, translating to MRIDVVTLFPPMFDALTEHGVTGRAVRREILQLALWNPRDFTYDNHRTVDDRPYGGGPGMVMLAQPLHEAVQAARAADPEPAHVVYLSPQGRRLDQAGVEQLAQRRRLLLVAGRYEGIDERFIEAEVDEEWSIGDYVLSGGELAAMVLIDAVARLLPGVLGHESSAAQDSFVGGLLDCPHYTRPEVWEGRAVPEVLLSGDHAAIARWREQQALGRTWLRRPDLLARLELSREQQKLLADFIGGHEQN from the coding sequence ATGCGCATCGACGTCGTCACCCTGTTCCCGCCGATGTTCGACGCCCTGACGGAGCACGGCGTGACCGGGCGGGCGGTAAGGCGGGAGATATTGCAGTTGGCGTTGTGGAATCCGCGCGATTTCACCTACGACAACCACCGCACCGTTGACGACCGTCCCTATGGCGGCGGTCCCGGCATGGTGATGCTGGCGCAGCCGCTGCACGAAGCGGTGCAGGCGGCACGGGCGGCGGACCCCGAGCCGGCCCACGTGGTGTATCTGTCGCCCCAGGGGCGGCGGCTGGATCAGGCGGGCGTGGAGCAGTTGGCGCAGCGCCGCCGCCTCCTGTTGGTGGCCGGCCGCTACGAAGGCATCGACGAACGCTTCATCGAGGCCGAAGTGGATGAGGAGTGGTCCATCGGTGACTATGTCCTCTCCGGTGGCGAGCTGGCGGCGATGGTGCTGATCGACGCGGTGGCGCGGTTGCTGCCCGGCGTGCTGGGCCACGAGTCCTCAGCCGCGCAGGACTCCTTTGTCGGCGGCCTGCTGGACTGCCCGCACTACACCCGTCCCGAGGTGTGGGAGGGCCGGGCGGTGCCGGAGGTGCTGCTGTCCGGCGACCACGCCGCCATCGCCCGCTGGCGCGAACAGCAGGCCCTGGGACGCACCTGGCTGCGCCGGCCAGACCTGCTGGCGCGCCTGGAGTTGAGCAGGGAACAGCAGAAATTGTTGGCCGATTTTATCGGCGGGCATGAACAAAATTGA
- the rplS gene encoding 50S ribosomal protein L19, translating into MSNIIEQLEAEQMNREVPEFGAGDTVVVQVKVKEGNRERLQAFEGVVIAKRNRGLNSAFTVRKLSHGEGVERVFQTYSPAIASIEVKRRGDVSRAKLYYLRGRTGKSARIKEKL; encoded by the coding sequence ATGAGCAACATCATCGAGCAACTTGAAGCCGAACAGATGAACCGCGAGGTGCCGGAATTCGGCGCCGGCGATACCGTCGTGGTGCAGGTGAAGGTGAAGGAAGGCAACCGCGAGCGTCTGCAGGCGTTCGAGGGTGTGGTGATTGCCAAGCGCAATCGCGGCCTGAACTCCGCGTTCACCGTGCGCAAGCTGTCCCATGGCGAGGGTGTGGAGCGTGTGTTCCAGACCTACAGCCCGGCCATCGCTTCCATCGAAGTGAAGCGCCGTGGCGACGTCAGCCGCGCCAAGCTCTACTACCTGCGCGGCCGTACCGGCAAGTCGGCCCGTATCAAAGAGAAGCTGTAA
- a CDS encoding methylated-DNA--[protein]-cysteine S-methyltransferase, whose amino-acid sequence MIGPWSAVVVTPLPEGWRFGIRCRGGMVCETAFLPVDTPLQVPQDDCSRGAVTAVQAYFASPRIALALPLAAGGTPFQQRVWQALQAIPPGRPCSYGALAAQLGSSARAVAAACRANPIPLLIPCHRVVAAQGPGGYMGATAGAPLRLKQWLLDHEAAG is encoded by the coding sequence ATGATCGGGCCGTGGTCCGCCGTGGTGGTCACGCCGCTGCCGGAGGGCTGGCGTTTCGGCATACGCTGCAGAGGCGGCATGGTGTGTGAAACCGCATTTCTCCCGGTGGACACGCCGTTGCAGGTGCCGCAGGATGACTGTTCCCGCGGTGCCGTGACGGCGGTACAGGCATATTTTGCGTCCCCCCGCATAGCTCTTGCGCTGCCGCTGGCGGCAGGAGGCACGCCTTTCCAACAGCGGGTCTGGCAGGCCCTGCAGGCCATCCCCCCGGGACGGCCATGCAGTTACGGCGCGCTGGCCGCGCAACTCGGCAGCAGTGCCCGCGCCGTGGCCGCGGCCTGCCGCGCCAACCCGATTCCCCTGCTGATTCCATGCCACCGCGTGGTGGCTGCCCAGGGCCCTGGCGGTTACATGGGGGCTACCGCTGGCGCGCCGCTGCGGCTGAAACAATGGCTGCTCGATCATGAAGCGGCCGGCTGA
- the xerD gene encoding site-specific tyrosine recombinase XerD, whose protein sequence is MKRPAEQSSLPLLERFLDALWMERGLSDHTLAAYRRDLQGLARWLEQQAGPPLEGVSRQDLLGYLHSRVTAGAQPRTTARLLSSLRRFYRYLVREQVLTEDPSARIDSPKLGRGLPKALTEAEVEALLAAPDIEDPLGLRDRAMLEVLYASGLRVSELVSLEIYRVSLQQGVVRILGKGSKERLVPLGEEAVSWLERYLTVARPQLVQGQATAALFPTRRGEAMTRQAFWYLIKRYARQAGITSHLSPHTLRHAFATHLLNHGADLRVVQMLLGHSSLSTTQIYTHVARERLKALHARHHPRG, encoded by the coding sequence ATGAAGCGGCCGGCTGAACAATCCTCTCTGCCGTTGCTGGAACGCTTTCTCGACGCGCTCTGGATGGAGCGCGGCCTGAGTGACCATACCCTGGCGGCCTATCGGCGCGATCTGCAGGGATTGGCACGCTGGTTGGAGCAGCAGGCGGGGCCGCCTTTGGAGGGCGTATCGCGGCAGGATTTGCTCGGCTATCTGCACAGCCGTGTCACCGCCGGGGCGCAGCCACGCACCACGGCACGTCTGTTGTCCAGCCTGCGCCGCTTCTACCGTTACCTGGTGCGTGAGCAGGTGCTTACCGAGGATCCCAGTGCCCGCATCGACAGTCCCAAGCTGGGGCGTGGTCTGCCCAAGGCGCTGACCGAGGCGGAGGTAGAGGCGTTGTTGGCGGCGCCGGATATCGAAGATCCCCTGGGGTTGCGCGATCGCGCCATGCTGGAGGTGCTCTACGCCAGCGGCCTGCGCGTGTCGGAACTGGTGAGCCTGGAGATCTACCGTGTCAGCCTGCAGCAGGGGGTGGTGCGTATCCTGGGCAAAGGCAGCAAGGAGCGCCTGGTGCCGCTGGGCGAGGAGGCGGTGAGCTGGTTGGAGCGCTATCTGACCGTGGCGCGGCCGCAACTGGTGCAGGGGCAGGCGACGGCCGCCCTGTTTCCCACCCGGCGCGGCGAGGCGATGACGCGGCAGGCCTTCTGGTACTTGATCAAACGCTACGCCCGCCAGGCCGGCATCACTTCGCACCTGTCGCCGCACACCCTGCGCCACGCCTTTGCCACCCATCTGCTCAACCATGGGGCCGACCTGCGTGTGGTGCAGATGCTGCTGGGGCACAGCAGCCTGTCTACCACCCAGATCTATACCCATGTCGCCCGCGAGCGCCTGAAGGCCCTGCACGCCCGACATCATCCGCGCGGCTGA
- a CDS encoding HD-GYP domain-containing protein: MLEVERIKVDVNALKHGMYVAELDRPWLGTPFLFQGFPITKDEEIAQLQACCKFVFVDATQSVGWEPDMRLLRRMDEYLVLEQPEEETSAAHPTPRFTTQRVNVAAEPRQGWKQETGSFLSVLQRARETYGRTHDYIRQVLEDVRLGRSIDPAEAKQVVNELVESIMANESALVWLTMLKHRDEYTSQHSINVCVMSLVFGRHLGLSEQDLRELGHGALLHDIGKMKVPLEILNKTTRLTDDEMVELKRHAGYGYELLKDSEHISERALDIVRSHHERVDGSGYPRGLKAAEIGQFPMIVSVVDVYDAITSDRVYHMGISPHEALNLMYGWTPNSFLRDMVESFIKCLGIYPIGSIVELETGEVGVVMTMNLAQRMRPIITLVLDAEKRPYPVRKLLNLAHYANDNWPMNIKRILQSHAYGIDVRSLVLEGATEEVAAAG; encoded by the coding sequence ATGCTGGAAGTCGAGCGTATCAAGGTTGATGTCAATGCTCTCAAGCACGGCATGTATGTGGCCGAGCTGGATCGGCCATGGTTGGGGACGCCGTTTCTGTTTCAGGGTTTTCCCATCACCAAGGATGAGGAGATTGCCCAACTGCAGGCCTGTTGCAAGTTCGTGTTTGTCGATGCCACCCAGTCGGTCGGCTGGGAGCCGGACATGCGCCTGTTGCGGCGCATGGACGAGTATCTGGTGCTGGAGCAGCCCGAAGAGGAGACGTCTGCGGCACACCCGACACCACGTTTCACTACCCAGCGCGTCAATGTGGCCGCCGAGCCACGACAGGGCTGGAAGCAGGAGACAGGTTCGTTCCTAAGTGTGTTGCAGCGTGCGCGCGAGACTTATGGTCGCACCCATGACTATATCAGACAGGTGCTGGAGGATGTGCGTCTGGGGCGCTCCATAGACCCGGCAGAGGCCAAGCAGGTGGTCAACGAGCTGGTCGAGTCCATCATGGCCAATGAAAGCGCCCTGGTGTGGCTCACCATGCTCAAGCACCGCGATGAATACACCTCGCAGCACAGTATCAATGTCTGCGTCATGAGTCTGGTGTTCGGCCGTCATCTGGGTCTGAGCGAGCAGGACCTGCGCGAACTGGGGCACGGTGCCCTGCTGCACGATATCGGCAAGATGAAGGTGCCGTTGGAGATTCTCAACAAGACAACCCGGCTGACCGATGACGAGATGGTGGAGTTGAAACGTCATGCCGGTTATGGTTACGAGCTGCTCAAGGACAGCGAACACATCAGCGAGCGGGCGCTGGATATCGTCCGCTCCCATCACGAGCGGGTGGATGGCAGCGGCTATCCGCGTGGACTCAAGGCGGCGGAGATCGGGCAGTTCCCGATGATCGTCTCGGTGGTGGATGTCTACGATGCCATCACCTCGGATCGTGTTTACCACATGGGCATTTCTCCCCATGAGGCGCTCAACCTGATGTATGGCTGGACGCCGAACAGCTTCCTGCGCGACATGGTCGAGTCCTTCATCAAATGTCTCGGCATCTATCCCATCGGCAGCATCGTCGAGCTGGAGACCGGCGAGGTGGGTGTGGTGATGACCATGAATCTGGCGCAGCGCATGCGTCCCATCATCACCCTGGTGCTGGATGCGGAGAAGCGCCCCTATCCGGTACGTAAGCTGCTCAATCTGGCCCACTATGCCAACGACAACTGGCCGATGAACATAAAGCGGATTTTGCAGTCTCATGCCTATGGCATCGATGTACGCAGCCTGGTGCTGGAGGGGGCGACGGAAGAAGTGGCGGCTGCCGGCTGA
- a CDS encoding YajQ family cyclic di-GMP-binding protein has translation MPSFDIVSEIDKHELANAVDQTNREVDNRFDFKGSGAKVEQEAEALVLQAQNDFQIKQMKEILYQRLAKRGIDIKCLQEDDIETSNMRCRQRIKVRQGIDKELAKEIVKRIKDSKIKVQAAVQGEQVRVTGKKRDDLQEVIALLRGAELDMPLQFNNFRD, from the coding sequence ATGCCGTCTTTCGACATTGTTTCAGAAATTGACAAACACGAACTGGCCAACGCCGTCGACCAGACCAACCGTGAAGTGGATAACCGCTTCGATTTCAAGGGCTCCGGCGCCAAGGTCGAACAGGAAGCCGAAGCGCTGGTGCTGCAGGCGCAGAACGATTTCCAGATCAAGCAGATGAAGGAAATCCTCTACCAGCGTCTAGCCAAGCGTGGCATCGATATCAAGTGCCTGCAGGAGGATGACATCGAAACGTCCAACATGCGCTGCCGCCAGCGTATCAAGGTACGCCAGGGCATCGACAAGGAGCTGGCCAAGGAGATCGTCAAACGTATCAAAGACAGTAAGATCAAGGTGCAGGCGGCGGTGCAGGGTGAGCAGGTGCGTGTCACCGGCAAGAAGCGCGATGACTTGCAGGAGGTCATTGCCCTGCTGCGTGGCGCGGAACTCGACATGCCGCTGCAGTTCAACAATTTCCGCGACTGA